The window GCCGATGTACGCGCAATTGGCGCCGTAATGGGCTTGCGACGCGGCGTCGAGCGCCGTTTGCAGCCACGGCGCCAGGTCCGGCGCGCTCCAGCCGTTCGCGGCGCCCGGGTCGGACTTGAATGTCACCTTCGCGTTGTACGGCGGATCGAGTTCCAGCAGCGCCTTCAAGTCGGCGACGGCCGTGGCGGCGTCGACGAGCGGCGGCACGCGCAGCGACAGCTTGAAGGCGGTACGCGGACGCAGCACGTTGCCCGCGCTCGAGAGCGGCGGCAAGCCCTGCGCGCCGGTCACCGACAGGGACGGCCGCCACGTCGAGTTCAACAGCGCCTCGCAGGCGTCGGTCGTGGTGGGCAGCACCGGCTTGCCGTCCTGGCCGCAGGCGAACGGCACGGTCTTCCAGACGCTGTCGCCGAGGATGCCCGCCGTCACCTCGGCTTCGCGCAGACGATTCGCCGGAATCGCGCAGTGAAAAGCGCTCGGCAGCAGATTGCCGGTCCCGGCATCCTCGAGACGCGCAAACAGTTGCCGCATGATGCGGAAGCTCGATGGCGCGATGCCGCCATAGCCGCCCGAGTGAATCCCTTCGTCGAGCACTTCGACTTCGAGGTCGCCGGAGACGAGCCCGCGCAGCGACGTCGTCAGCCACAGCTGATCGTAGTTGCCGGCGCCCGAATCGAGGCAGACGACGAGGCCGACGGTGCCGAGCCGGTCGCGCAGCGCGTCGACGTACGGCAGCAGATCGTAGCTGCCCGACTCTTCGCACGTTTCGATCAGCCCGACGCAACGCGGCCGCTCGACGCCCTGCGCATCGAGCGCGGCCAGTGCGCTGATGCTCGCGTAAATCGCATAGCCGTCGTCGGCGCCGCCGCGGCCGTACAGCTTGCCGTCCTCGAATTTCGGCTGCCACGGGCCGAGGTCGTTGCGCCAGCCGTCGAATTCCGGCTGTTTGTCGAGGTGGCCGTACAGCACGATCGTCTCGGTGCTGCCCGAGCGCGTGGCGGGCGACTCGAAGAAGATCACCGGCGTGCGGCCCGGGATCCGCACGACTTCGAGCTTCAACCCGCGCACGGGCTGCGACTCGGCCCATTGCGCCGCGTCCGTCACGACCCGCTCGATGAAGCCGTTGCGCGACCAGTCCGCATCGAAAGCGGGACTCTTCGCGGGGACGGCGATGTAGTCGGTCAGCGCGGGAACGATTTCGTCGTTCCATTTGCGATCGACGAACGCGACGAGCGCGTCTTGATCGAGTTGGATGGAGTGCTGGGTCGTGTCGGCGGAGGTCATGTTCGATTGTCCGATCGGTCGGTCAAAACGCACATGATAGACCTGATCGGGGCCGCGCTTGCTGCCTGCTTAGCGCCAGCTTGCGCATTGCCGATGGAGCAGCGCAGCATGCCCGCCTTAGTTCCGCTGCACGAAACTGTCGATCGCGCGACAATCGGTATACAGCATCCTTTGGAGAACCTGACATGCAAGGCGGAATCGTCGCTCAAACCGTCGAGTTGGTGATTGCGCTTGCCGTTTACTTCCTGCCGGCAATCATCGCCGACCGGCGCAAACGTCACGATATCCTCGTCCTCGCGCTCTTCAACGCCTGCCTCGGGTGGACCGTCGTCGGCTGGATCATCGCGCTCTTCTGGGCCCTCCAGCCGAATCCTCCGGCCGATGTCGCCGACGATGTCAACAAAAAGCGCCGCCTCATCAGCCTCAGCACGTTTTCCAAGGGGCTCGCCGAACGCGTGCAGGCACGGGCGGCGAAGCGCGACCGGGCGCGTAATTGAGTGGGGCGGCCTACCGCGCGCCGGGCTGCCGGGGGGCGGCCTACCGCGCGCCGGACTGCCGGGTGGCGGCCAACCGCGGGCCGGCCTGCCGCGTTCGAGCCACTAGACAATCGCCCTGCCGCCCTACCGCCCGCCTCAACACCATCCCAAAAAGCATGCAATAATCGCCGGGCTCGCGTAACTGGCGCTTAAAGATGGATCACCATCAGGAAACGCGAAGCGTATTGCCGCCGCGCGCCTGGGCACGTCCTGACCCATTGACTCGTCTCACTGGAGTGCTTGCGATGCCCGACTTTCCCCGTCTCGCCGCGTTCGGCCTGATTGCCCTCGGCATGGTGCTCACGCCCGGCCCGAACATGATCTACCTGATTTCCCGCTCGATCTGCCAGGGCCGCGCCGCCGGCCTGATCTCGCTTGCCGGTGTCGCCCTCGGTTTTGTCTTTTATATGCTGTGTGCCGCATTCGGTATTACGGTGCTCGTGCTCGCCGTGCCGTATGCGTATGACGCGCTACGTTTCGGCGGCGCGCTCTATCTGCTGTATCTCGCCTGGCAAGCCGTCAAACCCGGCGGACGCTCGCCGTTCGAAGTGCGCGATCTGCCCAAGGACAGCCCGCGCAAGCTGTTCGCGATGGGGCTCGCCACCAATCTGCTGAATCCGAAGGCGGCGGTGCTGTACTTGTCGCTGCTGCCGCAATTCATCGATCCCGCGCACGGCAGCGTGCTCAGGCAATCGCTCGCACTGGGGACGACGCAAATCGTCATCAGCATCTGCGTCAATGCGACGATCGCGATCATGGCGGGCTCGATCGCGGCGTTTCTCGGCGACCGACCCGCCTGGATCAAGGTCCAGCGCTGGCTGATGGGTACGGTGCTCGCGGGGCTCGCGCTGCGGATGGCGACTGAAGCGCGGCGTTGATGCCCTAGCGCGGCGTTGATGCCCTAGCCGGATGGCGCGCTTGAGGATGTCCATGCCGCGGGGCACGCGCGTCGTCGAACGCGGTGACGGCGCGTTGCATGCACCCGTTGGTATACAAGATGCAGCCCTTTGTGTTCGGTATACATATAGTGTCTAGTCGCCGCCTGCCGCTGACCGTGCTTCTCGCACCTCGGCAAATATAGGCAGCCTCAGATTGGCCGACGCGCGATAAGTCCAAGCGAGGTCGTTGCGGTGCGCAAGCGTGGTGCGATCGAGCAGCACGTCGATGGCGGTCGATGCGATGGCGTAGGCCAGTTGGTCGCCTGGACATGCATGGATGCCGTGGCCGAACCCGAATACGCGGCAATCGTCCCGATCGAGCAGGAATTCATGCGGTCGCGCATTCGCGGCCGGATCGCGGTTCGCCGCCGCGAGAAGCACGAGAATCGCCGCGCCGGCTTCGACCCGCTCGCCGCAGACCGTGGTTTCGGTCGCAGCAAAGCGCCGCGTGTTTTGCACCGAGGCATCGAAACGGCTCGTCTCGCGAATCAAATCGGCAAGCTTGCGCGGCGTGCGCCGCACCTCGTCTTCCACTCCCGCCTGCGTCATCAGCGCGACGACGGCGTTGCCGATCAGGCCGGCGGTCGCGTCGTAGGTTTGCGACAGCAGGCCAACGAGGTTCGCGATCAACGCATCGGCGTCGTCCCAACCGGTGGACTGCGCTTCACGCTGCACGAGGGCAACGAGTGATGCACCTTCCATCGACGTCGCGTCCGGCAAACGGCCGCCGCGGACATCATTGCCGGCGGCGGCATCCGCCACCAGCGTCTTGACGCACTGCACGAGCCTAAGCGCGGCGTCGTTCGCACAAGCAAGCTGCTCTGGCGTGCTCAAAGCCGAAAGACAGGCGACGAAATCGGCCATCCATGCGGCGACCTCGGGCAACACGTCATCGGCAAATCCAAGCAGCGACGCGACGACCTGCACCGGCATTTCAAATAACCATGCCGACACATCGCCTGGCCGTCGCAAATCACGCTCGGAACGTTCGGCGATGCGGCGCGCCCGCAGCGTCACGATTTGCAAATCGAGACTGCCGAGCGCACGCCGCAAGGCGAGCTTAGGCGCCCGATGAGCCGCGCCATCGTTCATGCGAGCGAGCCGTGCAAACACTTCGCCCGACGGCGCACCCGCAATCGCTTTCGGCACAGGCTCGGCTGCGGGCCTCACCTGCAACTCGGGATGCTCGAGCACCTCGGTGACCGCAGCCGCACTCGACGCCACCCATAACCGCAGCCGCGGCTCGAACACGAAGGGCGAACGAGCCGCAAGCTCGGCGTAATAAGGGTAGGGATTGGCGTGAACGACCGCGCGGATAGGATCGATTGAGTTCATGCCGGGCAGTATGTCAGCCGGACGATGCTCAACGTTTCAGTCTGAAGCGAAGTGTGCGCGCGCATGCCGCGGGTCCAGCCACGCGGATGCAGGGACGCTTCGGCGGCACTAGAAGACCGCCGAAGCGCAAACCTTAGAAGGCGTTACGGATAGGACTCGCGTAGCTGCGCAAATGCACGGAACCCGGAGAAATGGAGCGCGGTTCGCGTTTGACGTCGTCCCGCGAGAACAGGTCCTGGCGCAGCTCGCCACGGTCGTCGAACCACTGGCAGCGCAGCCAATCGCCATCGGCGAATTGCACGGGTCCAACATCAGTAATGGTCATGCGCGGTCCGCCCACTTTGAGCGTCACCACGTCGCCTACGAAAAACTGTGCCATCTGTGTACAGGTAGCTGTAAGCATATACGCCCCGATATAGATCTAAGTTTGAGGATTGCAGTCTGTGCGTCGGCAAACACAAGAATCAAATATGAATCTCACTTCCGGCTGCCAAAAAGAAAGCCCCCAACATAGAAGCAGGCTAACAATAGAATATTTCTTCTACAAGCAATTTTATCAAAAACCCTATCCCGCCCGGGTTTTTCCTGAGTGCTGTCCCAAGAGTAACAGTATGTTTCCTCAGACATACGGCGATTGCAGACATAAAATCGCAATAATGTTTTGCGGCGCAAGAAACGTCCGCGCCAGCGTTGCCGCTCCGGCCAGCCTTCCATGTGACCAACGGGCAATGTGCGGAAGCCTCAATATCCGTTGCACGTGGCGTATGCTAGCCCCCTTTCATCGCCCGCCGCCAGACATTTATACCGAACACTTAAAGTCAAACTATTCCGCATGGAAATTTTGACCGGGCGAAATTGGCCATTTAATTCACATGCAAATCGCATTAACTTTTCTATGCGCTTTTCTGGAAACGTTTTCCACTTTAACGATTTGCTTTGAAACTCTCGAGAATCTGGGCCAGCTGCTGGACGAGTCCGTCGATTTTCTCGGCCGGCACGCCAGCATATCCAAGTGCTAAACCGTTGTAGCGTGCTATATCGACGCACGGCAGGCAGTAGGCGGAAAGCGGCGGCACGATCAAACCCGCGCCGCGCGCGGCCGCGCAGACGTCGACATCGGCGACCGGCGCCGTCAGTTGCGCACTCAGATGCATGCCGCCCGCGCCGGCCGATACCGTCAGCATCCCGCCCAACTGCGTGCGAAGCGCATCGGCGAGCGCGTTGCGGCGCTCGGCGTAAAGGCGCCGCATGCGCCGGAGGTGTCGCGTGTAAAGCCCGCTGTCGATGAAATCGGCCAGCGCGATCTGGTCGGCGGGGCGTCCGCGCCGCGCGAGCGCCCCAAGCGGCGAGCGGATCGCGGCCGTCAGCGAGGCAGGCACGACCATGAAACCGAGCCGCAGCGCCGGGAACATCGTCTTGCTGAACGTGCCGAGATAAATGACCGGCGCGTCGGCGGCGAGCCCCTGCACCGCGGGCAAAGGCGGGCCGTCGTGGCGGAACTCGCTGTCGTAGTCGTCTTCGATGATCCACGTGCCGGCCTGGCGCGCGTGCTCGATCAGCCACAGGCGGCGCTCCAGGCTCAGCACGCTGCCGAGCGGATACTGGTGCGACGGTGTCACGTAGATCAGCTTCGGCGGCACGCGCCGCCAATCGTCGGCGCCCGGCGCGATGCCGTCCGCATCGACCGGCATCGGCACGATCTGCAAGCCGGCCGACCTGAATGCGGCACGCGCGCCGTTGTATCCAGGATTCTCGAGCCATACGGTCGCGCCCACGTCGGCGAAAAGACGCGCGCACAGGTCGAGGCTGCTTTGCGTGCCGTCGGTGATGAAGACCTGGTCGATTTCGCAGCGCACGCCGCGCGACACCTTCAGATGCTCCGCAATCGCGTGCCTGAGCGCCGGATGCCCCTCGACGTTGCCGTAACCGAGATGCTGCGGGCCAACGGTGCGCCACGCGCGATCGAGCGAGGCACGCCATGCGCCAAGCGGAAACTCGTCGAGCGCCGGGATGCCGAGGCGAAACGGCTTTTGCTCGTCGTGTACGACGCGCTCGCGGTGGAGCCCGTCGACGCGCCGCGCGAGCGCCACGTCCGGGCCCTCGGCGACCGGCGCGGGATCGCGTCGCGGCAGACCGACGCGCGCCACTTCCGATCCCTGCCGCGTCGCGACGACGAAGCCCTCGTCGGCGAGCCGCTCGTAGGCATACAGCACCGAATTGCGCGCCATGCGCAGCTCTTCGGAGAGCGCGCGCGTTGCAGCGAGCCGGCTGCCCTGCGCGAGCCGCCCGTCGAGGATCGCGTGGCGCAGGCACTCGTAGAGCAGCCGCTGCTGCGTGAGCCCGCGCTCTTTGTTCTCGTGTGCGTAGGTCGAAACGAGCAGCGCATAGTCCATTCTCGTGGCTCCAAAGTCTATCTAATCCGTGGGTCTAATCATGGTGCCACGAGATCGCTATTCTTGGCGCTCGATCAACCCCTTTTGGAGAGCCCATTTCGATGACCCAGGCCGCCGCTCCCGCTGTTGCCCCCGCCACGGACCGCACCCGCGTTCGCCGCGCCGCCGATCGCGGCCGCTACGACACCGACACGCTTCATTCGATCGTCGACGCCGCCTACGTCTGCCACATCGCCTTCAACGACGACACCGGCACGCACTGCATCCCGACCGCCTGCTGGCGCGAGGACGACCATCTCTACATCCACGGCTCGAACGGCAGCCGCATGCTGAAGGTCGCGGCCGCAGGCACGCAGGTCTGCGTGACGATCACGCATATCGACGGTCTCGTGCTCGCGCGCTCGGCGTTCAATCATTCGATGAATTACCGGTCCGCGGTGATCTACGGCGTGTTCGAGCGCGTGCCCAACGAGCACAAGGCGGCCCGTCTCGATGCGTTCATGGAAAAGCTCGCGCCCGGCCGCTCGCTCGAAGCGCGCCCTGGCGACGAGAACGAACTGGCCGCCACGACGATGCTGCGGATTTCGCTCGAAGAAGCGGCATGCAAGATCCGCACGGGCGGCCCGCACGACGACGAAGGCGACCTGTCGCGCGAGGTCTGGGCGGGCGTCCTGCCGATGGCGGTCGTCGCGCAAACGCCGATTCCGGATGGACCGATGAACCACCTGCCCGACTACGTCGCGAAGTGGGCTGCAGCGTAGCGAACCGACCCGAGCCGACACGAGCCGAGGCGAGGCCCAACCCCTCGCCCGGTGAGGGAAAACGCGCTGCCGGCGCGTTCGAGAGGCATAATGTTGCGCTTCCTCATTTCAACAACTGCGCGCAATCACTGTCCGCAGCAACCGTCTCGCGCCGGCAGCCGCACCATGCCCAGACCGATCCTCCCCCTGACGTACGAACATCTCGACCATTGGATCGAATCGCTGCAACCGGCACTCCTCGCCGAAGGCTTCGCCATGGCCGTCGGGATCTTGCGCGGCGGCGCGCCGCTCGCGCTGATGGTGTCGCACGCCGTAGGCACGCCGGTCGCGTTCCTGCGCTATGAGCGCGCCACGCGCACGGTCGCATGGGATTGCTCGCTGCCGGTTCCGCCGCGCGGCGCGAAGGTTTTGCTGTGCGAAGACATCTCGGGCCGCGGCTTCACGATGGCCGACTGCATCGCGTTTTTGGAGCAGCACGGCCTCGTCGTGAAGACGCTGACCGCCGCCTTCGACGAGCTGAGCCGCGTGCGCCCCGACTATGGGAACGATGCGGTCGGCTATTTCGCGCTCTTCCCGTGGGAGCGCCAGGCGCATACCGAGCGCTATCGATCGGATTGGGAGCGCACCGTCGTCGCGGGCCAAGGGCAGATGACGGACGACCACCATTACGCCGCCTGCGCGATCGACCTCGACGGCATCCTGCTGCCGGACATCCCGCTCGCACGCTATGACGAGGACCTCGCCGCCGCCTTGAACGAGCGCGACGCGCTGCTGCCCTTCGACATCCTGCCCGGCATCGAGATCGGCGCGGTTCGCGCGATCGTCACCGGCCGCCCCGAAACGGACCGCGACCGCACGCAGGCGTGGCTCGACCGGCACGGCTTCCGCGGCCCCGAACTCGTCATGCGCGACCCCGCGTGTCACGGCGAAGGCCCGGACGGCGCCGCCGCGCACAAAGCCGAAGCCGTGCACGCGCTCGGCGTCACGCATTTCATCGAAAGCGACCCTGCGCAGGCGATCCTGATCTCCCGGCTCGCGCCGCTTCTGCGGGTGATCTGGTGGGACGCGCACGCGCGCCGGGGCACGCTCGTCACCGCCGCGGATTGGCGCTGAGCCCCACCGCTTTCAAACCAGCCTGTAAGCCAACGTAAGCGTAGAGACGCACGGCCCCCGTCGGCATTTCCCCGGATACCCCCTCAAGTTTCGCCGCAAGCCTGCCGTAATCAGTGGATGTCGCTCCCCGTCACACCGGAATAGCGCCTGCGCGAAGCGCCAGGCGCGTTTCCCCCTCGCCCACTGCGTCCTGCCATGTTCACACGCCTGTCCATCAAAGCCCGTCTCTACAGCACGCTCGGCCTGCTGGGGGTCCTGCTCATCGTCACCGGTCTGCTCGGCCAGATCGGCATGCAGGCGACCAACCGCGCGCTCAAAGATGCCTACTCGCACCAGCTCGCCTCGCAGATCGCGATCGGCAAGGCCAACCTGAACCTGACCATCGTGCGCACGACGCTCGACCGCGTGGCGCTGCATCCCGAATCGCCGGAGGTGCCCGCGCTGATCGACAAGGCCCTCAACTATCTCGCGGTCTCCGACAAGGCCTGGCAGCAATACGCGTCGCTGCCGCGCAGCGCCGACGAAGAGGCGTTGTACGGCGCGGTGGCCTCGGCGCGCCAGACCTTCGTGCAGCAGGCGATCCTGCCGCTCGTCAACGCCATGAAAAAAGG is drawn from Trinickia violacea and contains these coding sequences:
- a CDS encoding phosphoribosyltransferase, with product MPRPILPLTYEHLDHWIESLQPALLAEGFAMAVGILRGGAPLALMVSHAVGTPVAFLRYERATRTVAWDCSLPVPPRGAKVLLCEDISGRGFTMADCIAFLEQHGLVVKTLTAAFDELSRVRPDYGNDAVGYFALFPWERQAHTERYRSDWERTVVAGQGQMTDDHHYAACAIDLDGILLPDIPLARYDEDLAAALNERDALLPFDILPGIEIGAVRAIVTGRPETDRDRTQAWLDRHGFRGPELVMRDPACHGEGPDGAAAHKAEAVHALGVTHFIESDPAQAILISRLAPLLRVIWWDAHARRGTLVTAADWR
- a CDS encoding PLP-dependent aminotransferase family protein — translated: MDYALLVSTYAHENKERGLTQQRLLYECLRHAILDGRLAQGSRLAATRALSEELRMARNSVLYAYERLADEGFVVATRQGSEVARVGLPRRDPAPVAEGPDVALARRVDGLHRERVVHDEQKPFRLGIPALDEFPLGAWRASLDRAWRTVGPQHLGYGNVEGHPALRHAIAEHLKVSRGVRCEIDQVFITDGTQSSLDLCARLFADVGATVWLENPGYNGARAAFRSAGLQIVPMPVDADGIAPGADDWRRVPPKLIYVTPSHQYPLGSVLSLERRLWLIEHARQAGTWIIEDDYDSEFRHDGPPLPAVQGLAADAPVIYLGTFSKTMFPALRLGFMVVPASLTAAIRSPLGALARRGRPADQIALADFIDSGLYTRHLRRMRRLYAERRNALADALRTQLGGMLTVSAGAGGMHLSAQLTAPVADVDVCAAARGAGLIVPPLSAYCLPCVDIARYNGLALGYAGVPAEKIDGLVQQLAQILESFKANR
- a CDS encoding superinfection immunity protein; amino-acid sequence: MQGGIVAQTVELVIALAVYFLPAIIADRRKRHDILVLALFNACLGWTVVGWIIALFWALQPNPPADVADDVNKKRRLISLSTFSKGLAERVQARAAKRDRARN
- a CDS encoding pyridoxamine 5'-phosphate oxidase family protein; the protein is MTQAAAPAVAPATDRTRVRRAADRGRYDTDTLHSIVDAAYVCHIAFNDDTGTHCIPTACWREDDHLYIHGSNGSRMLKVAAAGTQVCVTITHIDGLVLARSAFNHSMNYRSAVIYGVFERVPNEHKAARLDAFMEKLAPGRSLEARPGDENELAATTMLRISLEEAACKIRTGGPHDDEGDLSREVWAGVLPMAVVAQTPIPDGPMNHLPDYVAKWAAA
- a CDS encoding cytochrome P450, with the translated sequence MNSIDPIRAVVHANPYPYYAELAARSPFVFEPRLRLWVASSAAAVTEVLEHPELQVRPAAEPVPKAIAGAPSGEVFARLARMNDGAAHRAPKLALRRALGSLDLQIVTLRARRIAERSERDLRRPGDVSAWLFEMPVQVVASLLGFADDVLPEVAAWMADFVACLSALSTPEQLACANDAALRLVQCVKTLVADAAAGNDVRGGRLPDATSMEGASLVALVQREAQSTGWDDADALIANLVGLLSQTYDATAGLIGNAVVALMTQAGVEDEVRRTPRKLADLIRETSRFDASVQNTRRFAATETTVCGERVEAGAAILVLLAAANRDPAANARPHEFLLDRDDCRVFGFGHGIHACPGDQLAYAIASTAIDVLLDRTTLAHRNDLAWTYRASANLRLPIFAEVREARSAAGGD
- a CDS encoding M20 family metallopeptidase → MTSADTTQHSIQLDQDALVAFVDRKWNDEIVPALTDYIAVPAKSPAFDADWSRNGFIERVVTDAAQWAESQPVRGLKLEVVRIPGRTPVIFFESPATRSGSTETIVLYGHLDKQPEFDGWRNDLGPWQPKFEDGKLYGRGGADDGYAIYASISALAALDAQGVERPRCVGLIETCEESGSYDLLPYVDALRDRLGTVGLVVCLDSGAGNYDQLWLTTSLRGLVSGDLEVEVLDEGIHSGGYGGIAPSSFRIMRQLFARLEDAGTGNLLPSAFHCAIPANRLREAEVTAGILGDSVWKTVPFACGQDGKPVLPTTTDACEALLNSTWRPSLSVTGAQGLPPLSSAGNVLRPRTAFKLSLRVPPLVDAATAVADLKALLELDPPYNAKVTFKSDPGAANGWSAPDLAPWLQTALDAASQAHYGANCAYIGQGGTIPLMNVLQAGFPKSQFMVCGVLGPKSNAHGPNEFLHVPYAKKLTAAVAQVIAAAP
- a CDS encoding LysE family translocator, producing the protein MPDFPRLAAFGLIALGMVLTPGPNMIYLISRSICQGRAAGLISLAGVALGFVFYMLCAAFGITVLVLAVPYAYDALRFGGALYLLYLAWQAVKPGGRSPFEVRDLPKDSPRKLFAMGLATNLLNPKAAVLYLSLLPQFIDPAHGSVLRQSLALGTTQIVISICVNATIAIMAGSIAAFLGDRPAWIKVQRWLMGTVLAGLALRMATEARR
- a CDS encoding YodC family protein, whose protein sequence is MLTATCTQMAQFFVGDVVTLKVGGPRMTITDVGPVQFADGDWLRCQWFDDRGELRQDLFSRDDVKREPRSISPGSVHLRSYASPIRNAF